A window of Candidatus Omnitrophota bacterium contains these coding sequences:
- a CDS encoding bifunctional 3,4-dihydroxy-2-butanone-4-phosphate synthase/GTP cyclohydrolase II translates to MKLNTIPEILDDIKTGKIVIVIDDEDRENEGDLVMAGACTKASDINFMAKYGRGLICVPMEGARLDKLDLHPMSAKAPDPYKTGWAVSCDAKSGITTGISAPDRARTINILANPKSTPDELVRPGHIFPLRANEGGVLVRAGHTEACVDLMRLSGKYPAGVICEIMKDDGSMARTPDLLEFSKAYKLKICTIASLIEYRRKSEKLITKIAQTTVPTDFGDFKVFVYESFTDKYHHLALVKGSPDKRTTLVRVHSECLTGDVFGSKRCDCGEQLRAAMKLIDEAGKGVILYMRQEGRGIGLANKLRAYELQDKGLDTVEANQALGFKPDLRDYGIGAQILADLGLKKIRLLTNNPKKVVGLEGYGLEIVERVPLEMRPSSTNKRYLETKKKKMGHVIGV, encoded by the coding sequence ATGAAACTCAATACGATTCCGGAAATCCTGGACGACATAAAGACCGGGAAGATCGTCATAGTCATAGACGATGAAGACCGTGAGAATGAAGGCGATCTCGTGATGGCAGGGGCCTGCACAAAAGCCTCCGATATTAATTTTATGGCTAAATACGGCCGCGGCCTTATATGCGTTCCCATGGAAGGAGCGAGGCTGGACAAGCTCGATCTGCATCCCATGTCGGCCAAGGCGCCGGACCCCTACAAAACCGGCTGGGCGGTCTCATGCGACGCGAAAAGCGGAATAACTACAGGCATCTCCGCTCCCGACAGAGCGCGTACGATAAATATATTGGCGAATCCGAAATCGACGCCTGACGAACTGGTAAGGCCGGGCCACATATTCCCGCTTCGCGCGAATGAAGGCGGCGTGCTGGTCCGCGCCGGCCATACCGAAGCCTGCGTCGATCTCATGAGGCTCTCCGGAAAGTATCCGGCAGGCGTTATCTGTGAGATAATGAAAGACGACGGCTCCATGGCGAGGACGCCGGACCTGCTTGAATTCTCCAAGGCTTATAAACTGAAGATATGCACAATAGCGAGCCTTATAGAATACAGGAGAAAGTCCGAGAAACTTATAACGAAGATTGCCCAGACGACGGTACCTACGGATTTCGGCGACTTTAAGGTATTTGTTTACGAATCTTTTACGGATAAGTATCATCATCTCGCTTTGGTCAAAGGGTCGCCGGATAAAAGGACGACGCTCGTGCGCGTCCACTCAGAATGCCTGACGGGCGACGTCTTTGGTTCGAAGAGGTGCGACTGCGGCGAACAATTGCGCGCGGCCATGAAACTTATCGATGAGGCCGGCAAAGGGGTCATCCTTTATATGAGGCAGGAAGGCCGGGGTATCGGTCTTGCCAACAAGCTGAGGGCATACGAACTTCAGGACAAAGGCCTCGATACGGTCGAGGCGAACCAGGCCTTGGGGTTTAAGCCCGATCTCAGGGATTACGGCATAGGCGCCCAAATACTGGCGGATCTCGGATTAAAAAAGATAAGATTATTGACCAACAATCCGAAAAAAGTGGTAGGGCTGGAAGGATACGGCCTGGAGATCGTGGAGCGCGTGCCGTTAGAGATGCGGCCGTCCAGCACTAATAAGAGATAC
- a CDS encoding diguanylate cyclase translates to MDKEKNLKEELGRLNWEFSLLYEISNAMRTTLKLDQIFYIILTALTSHEGLGFNRAMLFLVNQKENVLEGVMGIGPHTAEEAGKIWHAISQSKMSLEDFISSYDNFKRDTESRLNSIVKGIKIPLREDMGILALTILEGMPFEITTQEARRLVDAETQKMLSTDFFVTIPMKAKDKVLGAILVDNIFNKKPITKSDVRMLTMFANHAGLAIENSRLYEETVYLSNTDWLTKLWNYGKFQLSLSFETEKARFNDTNLSLVMADVDNFKNYNDTNGHIKGDGALREIANVLQSKSRKIDTVARYGGEEFAIIMPGTTKENARLFAERLRNEVEKLFADDATITQDKRLTISCGISTYPEDVSTKDDLIAKADLALYEAKRAGKNRTCIYVTAMGEKK, encoded by the coding sequence ATGGATAAAGAGAAGAATCTGAAAGAAGAGCTTGGGCGACTCAATTGGGAGTTCTCGCTGCTTTACGAGATCTCCAATGCGATGAGGACTACGTTGAAGCTTGACCAGATATTTTACATAATCCTTACCGCCCTTACTTCACATGAAGGGCTCGGTTTTAACCGCGCGATGCTATTTCTGGTAAACCAAAAAGAGAACGTCCTTGAGGGCGTCATGGGCATAGGCCCTCATACGGCGGAAGAAGCCGGCAAGATATGGCACGCGATATCGCAGTCAAAGATGTCGCTTGAAGACTTCATCTCGTCTTATGACAATTTCAAGAGGGACACCGAATCCAGGCTCAACAGCATAGTCAAAGGAATAAAGATACCTCTCAGGGAAGACATGGGGATCCTTGCGCTTACCATACTCGAAGGCATGCCTTTTGAAATAACCACCCAGGAGGCGCGGCGTCTGGTCGACGCGGAGACCCAGAAGATGTTGAGCACCGACTTCTTCGTCACGATACCCATGAAGGCAAAGGACAAAGTGCTGGGGGCGATCCTGGTAGACAATATATTCAACAAAAAACCTATAACGAAATCGGACGTAAGGATGCTGACGATGTTCGCCAACCATGCGGGACTCGCCATCGAGAATTCGCGCCTTTATGAGGAAACCGTATACCTGTCAAATACGGACTGGCTGACAAAATTATGGAATTACGGCAAGTTCCAACTAAGTCTTTCTTTCGAGACAGAGAAGGCCAGATTCAATGACACTAACCTTAGCCTTGTAATGGCCGACGTTGATAACTTTAAGAATTACAACGATACCAACGGGCATATAAAAGGCGACGGGGCCCTGAGAGAGATAGCAAATGTCCTGCAAAGCAAGTCAAGGAAGATCGATACTGTGGCGAGGTACGGCGGCGAGGAATTCGCCATAATAATGCCGGGCACGACTAAAGAGAACGCCAGGTTATTCGCGGAGCGGCTCAGGAATGAAGTAGAGAAACTTTTTGCCGATGACGCCACGATCACCCAGGACAAACGCCTTACAATAAGCTGCGGCATTTCCACCTATCCGGAAGATGTCTCCACAAAAGATGACCTGATCGCAAAAGCCGACCTTGCATTATATGAGGCAAAACGCGCGGGAAAGAACAGGACCTGCATATACGTAACGGCTATGGGCGAGAAAAAATAA